A window from bacterium encodes these proteins:
- the nifU gene encoding Fe-S cluster assembly scaffold protein NifU yields MAYSEKVIEHFQHPRNVGEIPDADGVGQVGNPVCGDVMKLFIRVKDGRIVDAKFKTFGCGAAIATSSMITELVKGMTLEDALKVTKKNVAEALDGLPPVKMHCSNLAEDALKAAIEDYLKKQDEKGLLKRFFKKTRPAKDAKDD; encoded by the coding sequence ATGGCATACAGCGAGAAAGTAATCGAGCATTTTCAGCACCCGCGAAACGTGGGCGAGATTCCCGATGCGGACGGCGTTGGGCAGGTCGGCAACCCTGTCTGCGGCGACGTCATGAAGCTGTTCATTAGGGTGAAGGATGGCCGTATAGTTGACGCCAAGTTCAAAACTTTCGGCTGCGGTGCAGCGATAGCGACGAGCTCGATGATAACCGAACTTGTTAAGGGCATGACGTTAGAGGACGCGCTGAAGGTAACGAAGAAGAATGTGGCCGAGGCGCTTGACGGTCTGCCGCCGGTGAAGATGCACTGCTCGAATCTTGCCGAGGATGCTCTGAAGGCGGCGATTGAGGACTACCTCAAGAAACAAGATGAGAAGGGGCTTCTGAAGCGCTTTTTT
- the ileS gene encoding isoleucine--tRNA ligase translates to MFRKVLSSYDQHEIEPRILKFWEAGRMFERLVQKNKDGPRFSFIDGPITANNKMGVHHAWGRTYKDIFVRYKSMQGAHQRYQNGFDCQGLWVEVEVEKELGLNSKKDIRAYGLDRFSTRCKERVREYAAVISEQSRRLGQWMDWENSYYTMTDTNIEYIWMFLKRCHENGWLYRGKHVMPWCIRCGTSLSQHEMVDSYREVKHPSVFLQLPIVGRENEFFMVWTTTPWTLAANTALAVNPKLTYAKARHGGKVVYLSKGTLAAVLGDGAEVMSEHKGEEFEGFRYKGPFDELPVQQAIDHRVICDEMVGETEGTGIVHIAPGCGAEDFEVHKREGIGIVDPVDEAGRYLDGFGELTGMRVTEVAPIVYESLREKGYLVKKETLAHRYPVCWRCGDELIFRLVEEWFIRCDALRKPLIEAARTVKWIPDYMGKRMEDWLNNMQDWCISRRRFWGLPLPFYHCSDCGHITIVGSRSELARLAGMSNEELPELHRPWIDAVPIKCEKCGGKAVRTEDVGDCWMDAGIVPFSTLKYKEDHEYWERWFPAEFVCEMREQIRLWFYSMLFMSVTLEGRSPYKSVLIYEKVFDEHGEPMHKTRGNVIWFDEAVDKMGADIMRWLFASQNTAYNISFGYGPGKEIKRSLLTFWNAYSFFMTYASLDQPNVVLTDAPTSGLAELDRWVLSRLHTVIREATEAYERYNVMSVVKQVEAFFDDLPNWYIRRNRRRFWRATSDTDKQAAYQTLYTVLVEVTKLIAPIVPFLSEEIYQNLVVSVHPDAPQSVHLSDFPRANRELVDARLEADVALTKRIVSLGLSARNKAGIKVRQPLGKMLVRLEGDNEKERLDRFLPDILDELNVKAVQVVDSLQGFAEPIVRFNLKLVGPRLGPKLVEARRALEPERARVYESAVKGEPVFLTVDGEKLPFESSELILDLEGREGYSVAATGALTVALDTVLDEPLIVEGMVRELVRHVQVMRKDAGFNVEDRIGLYVACGDEVRSRIEHRIDFLSQETLATEVRFGESPEGAFSRSITLPAVLSPKGDARETERVTLGVMRRSS, encoded by the coding sequence ATGTTTAGGAAGGTTTTGTCAAGCTACGATCAGCACGAGATCGAGCCGAGGATACTGAAGTTCTGGGAAGCTGGCCGCATGTTCGAGCGCCTCGTGCAGAAGAACAAAGATGGCCCTAGATTCTCGTTCATTGATGGGCCGATAACGGCCAACAACAAGATGGGCGTTCACCATGCCTGGGGCCGGACCTACAAGGACATATTCGTTCGCTACAAGTCGATGCAGGGGGCTCACCAGCGCTATCAGAACGGCTTTGACTGTCAGGGGTTGTGGGTTGAGGTGGAGGTCGAGAAGGAGCTGGGCCTCAACTCCAAGAAGGATATCCGCGCCTACGGACTGGATAGATTCTCGACGAGGTGCAAGGAGCGTGTGAGGGAGTATGCCGCGGTGATCAGCGAGCAGTCGAGGCGTCTGGGGCAATGGATGGACTGGGAGAACAGCTATTACACGATGACGGATACGAACATCGAGTATATCTGGATGTTCCTGAAACGGTGCCACGAGAACGGGTGGCTCTATCGAGGCAAACACGTCATGCCGTGGTGCATTCGTTGCGGCACGTCGCTGTCTCAGCACGAGATGGTCGATTCGTATCGTGAGGTCAAGCATCCGTCGGTCTTTCTACAGCTGCCGATCGTTGGGCGCGAGAACGAGTTCTTCATGGTCTGGACAACTACGCCCTGGACGCTGGCCGCAAACACCGCGCTGGCCGTCAACCCAAAGCTTACTTATGCGAAGGCCAGACACGGGGGCAAGGTGGTATATCTATCGAAGGGCACCCTGGCGGCAGTTCTGGGGGACGGCGCTGAGGTGATGTCGGAGCACAAGGGCGAGGAGTTTGAGGGCTTTCGCTACAAAGGCCCATTCGATGAGCTCCCCGTCCAGCAGGCCATAGACCACAGGGTCATCTGCGACGAGATGGTCGGTGAGACCGAGGGCACTGGGATCGTCCACATAGCCCCGGGCTGCGGCGCGGAGGATTTCGAGGTCCACAAGAGGGAAGGTATCGGGATCGTCGATCCGGTCGATGAGGCGGGACGCTACCTCGATGGGTTCGGAGAGCTCACGGGCATGCGCGTGACCGAGGTGGCACCCATTGTTTACGAGTCGCTCAGAGAGAAGGGGTATCTTGTCAAAAAGGAGACGCTAGCGCACCGCTATCCTGTCTGCTGGCGCTGTGGCGACGAACTTATCTTCCGGCTCGTTGAGGAGTGGTTCATCAGGTGCGATGCTCTGCGCAAACCTCTGATTGAGGCGGCGCGGACGGTCAAGTGGATACCGGACTACATGGGCAAGCGGATGGAGGACTGGCTGAACAACATGCAGGATTGGTGCATCTCGAGGCGCCGGTTCTGGGGCTTGCCGTTGCCGTTCTACCATTGTTCGGACTGCGGGCATATAACGATAGTCGGCTCCAGGTCGGAGTTGGCTAGGCTCGCGGGGATGTCTAATGAGGAGCTCCCGGAGCTTCATCGACCTTGGATCGACGCGGTTCCGATTAAGTGCGAGAAATGTGGTGGGAAGGCGGTGCGGACGGAGGACGTCGGGGACTGTTGGATGGACGCGGGGATCGTGCCGTTCTCGACGCTGAAGTATAAGGAAGACCACGAGTATTGGGAGAGGTGGTTTCCCGCCGAGTTTGTCTGCGAGATGCGAGAGCAGATACGGCTTTGGTTCTACTCGATGCTGTTTATGAGCGTAACGCTCGAGGGCCGCTCGCCATATAAGAGCGTCCTGATCTACGAGAAGGTCTTTGATGAGCATGGCGAGCCGATGCACAAGACCCGTGGCAACGTGATCTGGTTCGACGAGGCGGTCGATAAGATGGGTGCGGACATCATGCGTTGGCTTTTCGCCTCGCAGAACACGGCCTACAACATCAGTTTTGGCTACGGACCGGGGAAGGAGATCAAACGTTCGTTGTTGACCTTTTGGAACGCCTACTCCTTTTTCATGACGTATGCCAGCCTCGACCAGCCGAACGTCGTCCTGACCGATGCGCCCACTTCCGGCCTTGCCGAGCTCGACCGATGGGTGCTTTCCCGGCTTCATACGGTTATACGCGAGGCGACCGAGGCTTATGAGCGCTACAATGTCATGTCGGTCGTCAAGCAAGTGGAGGCCTTCTTCGACGACCTGCCCAACTGGTACATCCGCCGCAACCGCAGACGCTTTTGGCGAGCGACCTCCGACACGGACAAGCAGGCGGCCTATCAGACGCTCTATACAGTCCTGGTCGAGGTAACCAAGCTCATCGCCCCCATCGTCCCGTTTCTCTCCGAGGAGATATACCAGAACCTCGTCGTGAGCGTCCATCCGGATGCGCCTCAGAGCGTGCATCTGAGCGATTTCCCGCGGGCGAACAGGGAGCTGGTGGACGCGAGGCTCGAGGCGGATGTTGCACTGACGAAGCGCATCGTGAGCCTGGGTCTCTCCGCCCGGAACAAGGCAGGGATCAAGGTTCGGCAGCCACTCGGCAAGATGCTGGTGCGGCTTGAGGGTGATAATGAAAAAGAGAGGCTCGACCGGTTCCTGCCGGATATCCTCGATGAGCTGAACGTCAAGGCGGTCCAGGTAGTTGATTCGCTTCAGGGCTTTGCCGAGCCTATCGTGAGGTTCAATCTCAAGCTCGTTGGCCCGCGGCTGGGTCCAAAGCTGGTTGAGGCGCGGCGTGCGCTGGAGCCGGAGCGTGCCCGCGTTTACGAGAGTGCCGTCAAGGGCGAGCCCGTTTTTCTTACGGTTGACGGGGAGAAGCTACCCTTTGAGTCTTCAGAGCTGATCCTTGATCTTGAGGGCCGCGAGGGCTATTCGGTGGCCGCTACGGGCGCGCTTACGGTCGCGCTGGACACAGTCTTGGACGAGCCGCTCATAGTAGAGGGCATGGTTAGGGAGCTCGTGCGCCACGTGCAGGTGATGCGGAAGGATGCTGGTTTCAACGTGGAGGACAGGATCGGTCTTTACGTTGCGTGTGGCGATGAGGTGAGGTCGAGGATAGAGCACAGGATCGATTTCCTGAGCCAAGAGACGCTTGCCACAGAGGTGCGATTTGGCGAGAGCCCGGAGGGGGCGTTCTCGCGGTCCATCACCCTGCCAGCCGTGCTGAGCCCGAAGGGGGATGCCCGAGAAACTGAGCGGGTGACGCTGGGCGTGATGAGGCGAAGTAGCTAG
- a CDS encoding SIS domain-containing protein, translated as MLEFINAYFEQIKKTISNISGEKIQEVLNIIFEAYKNDRCLFVFGNGGSAATASHIACDAAKGTAAPGKRRFKAMCLSDNAPLITAWANDTDYRNTFGEQLKNFVQPGDVALGLSFSGMSPNVINAFKTANEMGATSILFSGKSGGEARKVATVHVLVPSEHMQQIEDIHAMLNHIIFMVLKERIAEYDSERDVEDE; from the coding sequence ATGCTTGAGTTTATCAATGCCTACTTCGAGCAGATAAAAAAGACGATAAGTAATATCTCGGGGGAGAAAATCCAGGAAGTCCTCAACATCATTTTCGAGGCGTACAAGAACGACAGGTGCCTGTTCGTCTTCGGGAACGGTGGAAGCGCGGCAACCGCCTCGCACATAGCCTGCGACGCGGCAAAGGGCACGGCGGCGCCTGGCAAGCGGCGTTTCAAGGCGATGTGCCTTTCCGACAACGCACCGCTGATAACAGCCTGGGCCAACGACACCGACTACCGCAACACGTTCGGGGAGCAGCTGAAGAACTTCGTGCAGCCGGGCGATGTGGCGTTGGGGCTGAGCTTCTCGGGAATGTCCCCGAACGTCATAAACGCTTTCAAGACCGCGAACGAGATGGGAGCGACTTCGATCCTGTTTTCAGGCAAGAGCGGCGGTGAGGCCAGGAAAGTTGCCACGGTGCACGTTCTTGTCCCGAGCGAGCACATGCAGCAGATAGAGGACATCCACGCCATGCTCAATCACATAATCTTCATGGTGCTTAAGGAACGCATCGCTGAGTATGACTCGGAGCGAGACGTGGAGGACGAGTAG
- the ccsA gene encoding cytochrome c biogenesis protein CcsA, whose product MMRRLACIGVVALFALAVALCIVGFGSGGSAEPSLRSFDAQVHSAICGLQHLPVQDAGRVKPLASFARERLQEVSGKRSWSGLSPTLTVLSWALCPKMWSEKPIIKVEDALVPELFAHNASARATYISKAQLQRSLQARPAEATGGPSDRQKSRAWQRQRRRLMRFERLASDMRLFARSGSEGWVSLSNEAGLEAIAAKGVLEELASSLEGLDEVLFADAAARVETIASSCGAGLWPPRWRLALELFYDRIRPLWVLALLYIVIAVTYIMGYLAGSERLPRWSSVAIMPVAALHIAAIVARAEIARKVMASNTYEYILVMTVIAAVAAIVLNLRSGEPAYGFLGSLLCGVGLAATLLSPVSGKITQLPPVLKSDWMTYHVGAAVLSYGVLYLAFGISVAFLLLSDKRQAALRARLFTSNLALIRLGFFLLALGIITGAIWADRAWGRYWGWDPKESWSLVTWCIYGVFLHLRLCLPAKRHRAVLVVVSIVGFVAVLFTFIGVNYILSGLHSYA is encoded by the coding sequence ATGATGAGGAGGCTGGCCTGCATTGGGGTTGTCGCGCTGTTCGCCCTTGCTGTGGCGCTTTGTATCGTCGGGTTTGGCTCAGGTGGTTCGGCGGAGCCTTCGCTTCGCAGCTTCGATGCCCAAGTTCATTCGGCGATATGTGGGCTCCAGCACCTGCCGGTTCAGGATGCTGGGAGGGTCAAGCCGCTGGCCTCGTTTGCCCGTGAGAGGTTGCAGGAGGTCTCAGGGAAGCGCTCTTGGTCTGGGCTTTCCCCGACTCTGACTGTTCTAAGCTGGGCGCTTTGCCCCAAGATGTGGTCAGAAAAACCCATAATCAAAGTTGAGGACGCCCTTGTGCCCGAGCTGTTTGCGCACAACGCGTCTGCCCGGGCAACCTACATCTCCAAAGCGCAGTTGCAGAGGAGCCTTCAAGCGCGGCCCGCCGAAGCCACGGGCGGTCCTTCCGACCGACAGAAGTCGCGAGCGTGGCAGAGGCAGCGAAGGAGGTTGATGCGGTTTGAGAGGCTTGCCTCGGATATGAGGCTTTTCGCTCGCTCTGGTTCTGAGGGCTGGGTATCGCTCAGTAACGAGGCCGGGCTGGAGGCAATCGCGGCGAAGGGTGTGCTTGAAGAGCTAGCGTCATCGCTTGAAGGGCTTGACGAGGTCCTGTTTGCGGACGCGGCGGCGAGAGTTGAAACTATTGCGTCATCTTGCGGCGCTGGCCTGTGGCCGCCACGGTGGCGGCTTGCTCTCGAGCTTTTCTATGACCGAATCAGGCCGCTTTGGGTGCTTGCTCTGCTATACATAGTGATCGCGGTAACATACATAATGGGCTACCTCGCAGGCAGCGAGAGACTGCCGCGCTGGAGCAGCGTCGCGATTATGCCCGTTGCCGCACTGCACATAGCTGCCATCGTCGCAAGGGCGGAAATCGCCAGAAAGGTGATGGCGAGCAACACCTACGAATACATATTGGTGATGACTGTGATCGCAGCAGTAGCGGCGATCGTGCTCAATCTTCGCTCAGGTGAGCCGGCCTACGGATTTTTGGGCAGCTTGCTCTGCGGAGTCGGGTTGGCAGCAACGCTCCTCTCGCCGGTCTCTGGGAAAATCACGCAGCTGCCGCCAGTTCTGAAGAGCGACTGGATGACCTACCACGTTGGCGCGGCCGTGCTGAGCTACGGCGTTTTGTATCTTGCATTCGGCATTTCGGTTGCTTTCCTGCTTCTCTCTGACAAGCGGCAGGCGGCGCTCCGAGCGAGGCTATTTACGAGCAATCTAGCGCTGATTAGGCTTGGCTTTTTTCTGTTAGCGCTTGGGATAATTACAGGCGCAATCTGGGCAGATAGGGCGTGGGGAAGGTATTGGGGTTGGGACCCCAAAGAGAGCTGGAGCCTCGTTACTTGGTGTATTTATGGAGTATTCTTGCACCTAAGGCTCTGCCTCCCCGCCAAGAGGCACCGTGCGGTGCTCGTGGTGGTTTCAATTGTAGGCTTCGTCGCGGTATTATTCACATTCATAGGTGTCAACTACATCCTAAGCGGCCTGCACAGCTACGCTTAA